In Mugil cephalus isolate CIBA_MC_2020 chromosome 11, CIBA_Mcephalus_1.1, whole genome shotgun sequence, the genomic window AGAGATGgggttcaggaggcacaggctgccctcagaCTTATCATGATATCatggggcatgtgcagcaagggcatggaggcctgggactgtgtgcagggaaaagaagaagatggtaGTCTAAGAAATTCATTggcaagaggaagcaatgagatgcATGAAGGCAGTGTCGCAGGATAAGCAAGGatagtgggtgaactgggagagtgtagagaaaaggaaggtgtcaTGGAGAGAGCTGtagagcatggaggctagtaggattagatttatgataggggcaACTTacgatgtgctgccatctccccaaaacctaaaccagtggttaggggaggatgctgcctgcccactttgttcttgtgtatgtacacttagCTACATTTTGGcaggttgcagggttagccTCTCCCAAGAGAGATAGACCTGGcatcacaaccaggttctgaaatgcttagcagctgcaattgaggaaaaacgtattgaagcaaattcctcatctgctagaaaggagaataggcatattatgtttgttcaggagggagataaggccagaccagCGAGATTCATGTATAGCGcagggcagctaagtgtgggcggagcccCGATTTAGATGGCGGCTTGAGCGCTCCACAACAGATAACCATGACTCTCAAAAGACCGGatttgctgttgtggtctgagaaagaaacgatagtgtattttgtggaattaactgtccgtgggaagacagagttgaagaggcaaatgagagcaagagagatagatataTGGAGTTGGCATCAGATGCGGAGCAGCGAGGCTAGAGCGCCCGGGTGTGCCCAGTGGAGGTCagctgccgtggatttgttgcaaaatccaccattgctctcctgcgtgagttgggcattcgcggaaaagaacagagggttgctgtaaagaatatgtccctggcaATGGAGCGAGCGAATCAGTGATAGTGGCTACGGtaaggtaaggctagctatgtactgtcaataggtagcagttgtagtaaGATTAATCAAATCTGTCAGTTGAAAGGGACATGgtggcgtggtggctgcatgAGGGGTgtgactccaggacactggagctcactgttaagccttcttgaggtgttgtgggcctaacttaacgaaacatcggtgaagggaggtgcccacttgaaaaccccaatgatgtgcggcACAatgcacactgcctactgcctactgttgctagCTAAGATTGCTTGCTGGCGTTTTCctgtgtgtaacttctgatcttggcagaggggagggatgTTGATTGAAGCATAGtggcatgtcccatcatttcttagcTACTGCTGGTGGTTAGGTTAATTAGCTTGtggtttatttctgtggctaggctaattgtatctcattTCTGACCTAGGCAGAAGGAAGCGATGTCTGGTTCGAGTGTAGTTGCATTTCCATCATCTCTATGACCTACTGCTGCTGgataggctaattagctggagttttctagtgttttaatTCTGTGGCTAGACTAATTGTTTctcatttctgacataggcagaagaaagagatgtctggtccgaGTGtagtcacattcccatcatttcttacctgctgctagtggctaggctaattagcttgtgttttatttctgtgcctaggctaattgtatctcatttctgacataggcagcaGGAAGAGATATCTGGTTCGAGTGTAGacacattcccatcatttctattacctactgctggtggctaggctagttagtagctgaccactggtctgctggttggttctctagttggactgggcttctaaaggagttttgccttagttcatggcacaagggattgtaatatctcgtcctgtgtattaatgaatgcatACACAATGACCAATGAAGTGCACTTTGTTGATGTTAAGTCTTATTCATTGTAATGGGAAAAAAGTTTAATCTAACCATCATCAGCTTGTATCCTTGGTCACAGCGTACAGAGATGTAGTCACTGTAGAAATATTCATCCAGTTTAGGGGTGACCTTGCCTTTAGCCACGTTACCAGGAAGTGGACACTTCACTCctggaaacagacaaacatgcaCCAATATGCATATACTTTATGACCAACTTTGTGTTGTGATAAATTGGAAAATATTTCTCACTGTGTCTCAAACAGTCTTGACTGTGGCACTAGTTTACTTCAATACTTATTTTCTCCTCCCTCACTTACTCTGAGTGCTGTAGTCCAGGCTCCATCCCTTGCTCAGCCCTTGATCATCAAGGTGGTAGTCCAGCTTGacagtgtttgagtttgtggCTATGAGTCCTGGGCTCTTTCCACCACACAGCTTCACAGGCTCTCTGTCAGCGATGGTGACCTTTTTATAAAGCAGTACAACACAGGTCATTTAACTTGTGGTGTGCACCACAGAGCTCTGTCTATTTTTCCCCATTATTTCAGTGAAACCAGATGAAATTGAAGCTGCTTGTCATTACCTGCAACCAGTGATGGAAACAGTTTGGACCGTCCTGAGTGTCTACACTCTCAATGTGGAAGTTGTCAGTGAAGTTAAGAGAAACAGTCAAGCCAGATTCTACAGATATAATGTACTGACAGGACACAGCATGAGGCGGGGCATTTGGGTAACCTGGACTGAACAGATGTCCCTCTGGTTCATCAAATATGCCACCACCACAGGATACTGGACATGgtgagaagggaaaaaaagaataaagaacatATTTACTTTCCAATAAAGACTCACCTCTACCACAGCCTCAAGCAAGGCAGTGGAGAGCAATTTAAATATCAGCATGCTTCAAGGTGGTAACAACTGTGTGGACCAGCACACATTCATTGGAGACATGGATAGGAACATGACTCACAAACACAGGTGCGCTGGTCTGAGCGAAGTTCATAGCCGTGGTGGCAGGAGCAGAGATATGAGCCAAGCGTGTTGAGGCAGATCTGAGAGCAGAGTGGACCTGAGCCAACTCCAGATTGTGGTGCAGAACATTCATCCATGTCTAATGATGAGAATCATTAAATTAGTGGCAGATTGTGCAGCAGTAAGTATGTGACGAAACACTGACGAAGGAAGTGTAAGAGCTACCTATTGCCTGATACTGAGCGGAAAAGCCCACGTTCTGGTGGCGCTCCGGGTTGTTTTCATCTGATTGGAATATGAGGGTGAGTTTGTTGCCAGGTGACAAGATGGACTGGTTTCTAGGGTGATGCCCATCAGCAGAGTCCTTATTGCCACAGAACTTTCCCAGGAGCTTATCATTGTAGAGAACCTGGAAGAAGAATTGCAGTAAAAATctcaaatgcaaaataatttaCTGAGGTAACAGTGAAAAAGAGAATTATTAATGTCCCTTATGGAATCTATTGCAACTGAATCACAACACCTAACCAAAACTACATTCAAAGTCTTTTAGGTGCTTAATTTAAGTCCAGGCCTGACCAGGTCCTCAGCCCCTCATTAGTAAAACACtacaacaaatattttaaatgaactcaCTAAGCTTCATATTTCTATACAGTCTGTTTAAAAAAGCTAGTCTTAGTAGACTGAGCTGACCCTATTGAGCGATTCTGGATCATGTGGTGAAATGTTAAAAGAGGCTGTCATAACAGCAGACTCCAGTTGTCATCTACTTGTAGATGATGATGTTCATCTTTACATAAACATGACAAAGATCTCTATGTGGTTGACAATTGATTGGTTGAGTGTTCTGGTGCTAAGATCTAGTGGTCAGTATTCAAGCTTGAATCAGGTGGTGAAAAAGTGGCTTCTGAACTATGAACTAGTAGCTTCAGATTCAAGCACTACTGTTCTGCTGTTCAGAGTAATACAGGGGTTAAATATGGCTCTGACTGTGAGTGAGTCGTAATAGCAGCCTGCAGAAGCTTCGATGTCCAGGTGTGTGAACGTCAGCTGAATCTGGTAACCCTCAGGAACACTGAGGTCCCACTGCTCCTGCAGGTTTGGAGGATAAGGCTGTGGATACTGTGGGGACTGGACCTCCCCGTACATTACTGGCTCTGAGTCGGACAGCGGCCAGCTCCCACACACTGACGCATAGAGAAACCTGGAAAAGTGCATGAAAGAAGTTCGATCTGTTTATCATTCTGAGTTCATCTGAGCTGTTGGTCCAAAGCTGATGCAAACAgagaagaacaaacacagtgacacaacacaactgTGGAAACAACATAATATTGAAGAGACTTTCTAACGGCATATTGAGAAAAGCattaagtcaaaaaaaaaaaaaactactcatCACTACTCACTACACTACTCATCTGGACCATTGCACATATCATACATACAGTGGAACTGAATGACAAGAAACACCAATACTCGCAGGCACATGCTGCGATTTTTGAATTCGAGGTAGAAATTTATGCTAAAATAATTTCAGAagagcaaaaactaaaaatgtcagCTCAACCTACCAGATGATACAAGAGGTCAGTCCCATCGTTGGATAAGACATATCCATAAGTGAACAGATCCGCTGATTCGGAGCAAATGTCTCACATTCAAGTGAAACATTAATGTCACAAAGTCTGTCGCTTCCAATGTTTAGCAACTCACTACGTTAATGCCAGGAATATGCCTTGTTTGTCTTGGCAATATCAAGCCAACACTTGACTTTGAATTACAGCGAAACGTGGAAATAGTTTCTCAAATAATTCATCTAAAGCAGAGAAATAGGATGATCTTGGAAGTGTACACACCAAATGGCAAGTAAACACAtaacattgttatttttagatTATGGGAGTAAAATAAGTACAAGTGGTTTGTTTGGTAAAATCTGCAGCCTACAGTggaaaaacagcattactagaaagatgCAAATTATTCTATATTCATTCTTGTagatcaggcatgtcaaactcagtttggctctggggccggatccagactttttgttctcaggtgggccggatcagcaaaagaatgtcaactccaaatatttagctttattgttcagtactatgctttatcattcagcctacttTtttagcctaccctacatattataatcacggataacaagggatcttttctaagcacaacacatttattcaaaaccaatgggaaaaaaatgatttttcatgtttggccgtgaatgtgttaacaactggtttattttaacagttgagtgaatgcagttttacacctgaaccaactcaccacactaaacaaactcaagtgggagctataaaaaaaatattttcgccttaattgtcatactgctttgaaataaattaaaaaagaaatacaaaataaaataaaataaataaattaataaaaaagttatagcagtgcatgggcaataggattagactacatcagatcaaactactaggctgggcctaatgaggctgagaatatactgcacaatattaattgtctttaatatgacatacttgtctttatgatgagtggcgccgaatattaaattctttgaacactgcaacttgctgattacataccaagcacactggttttgcattcagttctgtgaataaatacttctcggtccatttctcctggaaaactctgcactccgtgtccactcttcttttttttgacagtgccattttgggaagggtgtgttgaccgataacttgtttagtagtggtgaatggtgaagcaagattgccggtttatttttgcttggacacatcacgttgcgaatgtttatttcctgtgactaactcgtgtcagtgccgcatgcttgacgtgagcgcttttacacatttactgccctctagcggccggagggagcatttggtttgtatttattttaaaaaatcacaacttttaatagaaattagctagagactcgcttctttttttgacatactcagaaatttatgccgggccggattaaatgacccaacgggccgggtccggcccgcgggccgtatgtttgacatgcctgttgtagatcattaaagtttttgtctctgattaaaatataagatgtatttctttgatacaaggatttttgctttcttgaaattccttctTTGCAGCCTGCATTTTGTTTACCATTTGTATAGATTAAGATGAATTATTTAGAAGTTCATTAATATCAATTTGTTAAATTCATTCAAGGTTCTATATGGTTTTTATTAGTAGTATTGTCACACTCCTGACAATCTTGATTGTACCACTTGAGGgagttatttacattttacatcttCAAATACCTAGAGCCAGAAGGAACCACTGgtaaaacagtgaaacaaaagaTTGACCTCTTGATGAATTAGACCTGTCAACACATGGCTTATAAATGAATGctacattaattaattttgcCTTCAAAGCAACAGCAAACCGGGAATATTTCTGCTGTGGGTGAAGCTGAACTGAGGGCCCCTCCTATTTTAACTTGCCCCAATAATATTTTCCCAGAATTCTGAGATGTTGGGGAGAAATAAACCAAAAGTATGTTGCCACATTACCAGCGAGTTAGTACTTTGATACACAGCTaaggtgtgtgtttatttagcaATGCACCTATTAGctttaaaaatatgttgaattggTTATTAGCATCTCTACTTGGCTCTGTGCCTGCCTATAACTGTCACTCAATGCTTTGATGCTGAAGAAatcttttaaacatttagacTCTCAATTTATTTCTGCTCTTATTTGGTGGATAGTTTTCCCatgatttctgtttctgtttataaaGTAGTACAAAACAGGTCAATCTTAAACATAAATAGCAGCAAAATACAAGATACACAGAAGTCAGCAGAATTTTTAGTCCAAAATCTTTGTACATTACAGGCAGGAAACTTTACTGTACGATACATTTACCTTTCATTCTTAGAGCTTCACTGAAATTCACTGATGAGACTATTTCTAGTATTTTTACGGGAGGTAATAGTAATGACAGTACACTGTTAGATTAAAAtctcatttttatgcaaaataacttactgtattttttcagatttactAAATGAATGGAAAACCCTGTTTATTACACATTATGAGTCCATAAACAACCAAAATATTATCAAGTTGAACATGTCACACATGTCAAGGCCTATTTTTGCCACCCTGTAACATGAAATGAGATAACATTTCTATTCGATTACTATTTAATCCTTCactgtaaattcaaatgttatcAGGAGATAGTCAGAACAACATACTTTGATGGCTTATTGTGAAATCTGGTTCACATACTGATGGTCAGTTGCTTGCTGTGACTCAAAAGCAACGATGTTCAGATGTTTTGAGCTCAAACGCAACACGAAAAATTGATAAtaactatatttatatatatacatataaaataagtaaaattcaataaataaccagactaaaaggaaaataaaattcaattgaaAGCAAGACTAAAAAGGTAGGtctttagtttggttttaaaaatgtccacattttcCTCAGGTCCTCAGGCAGACTGTTCCACAAGCAGGGATCATGATGGTAAAAGGAGGCCTCGCTGTATGTTTTGGTTAACATTTCTGCCTGCTGCCTGAAGACCTGAGAGTTCTCGAGGACTCATGTTAAAAGCAAATCGGGTAAATAATTAGGAGCATGAAGTGCTTTAAAAACCATTAAGAGGATcttaaaatcgatcctgaaGGAGACAGGTAGCCAGTGCAGAGACTTTAAAGCTGGTGTAACGTGTGCTCTCTTTCTGGTCCTTGGTGTCACACACTGCTTCTTGACTGTTCGTGTCTTGTCTTCAAATTCAGGAAGAGAGACTCATCAGTCCAGTTAGATTTTATTGAAACGGTTTCATGAGACATTGCTTCTTAAATGTACCCtcttgaaaacacatttagctgGTGACAAAGCAAATACTGTTTTCGgttattttttatctttaaatctaTGAAATTTGGTACAGGTGAATTTGTACATTTAACATCACCCACTGAAGTATTCTCTTACCTTCAGCACCAGATTgaatcttcctcctct contains:
- the LOC125016030 gene encoding LOW QUALITY PROTEIN: complement C1r subcomponent-like (The sequence of the model RefSeq protein was modified relative to this genomic sequence to represent the inferred CDS: inserted 2 bases in 1 codon), which gives rise to MDMSYPTMGLTSCIIWFLYASVCGSWPLSDSEPVMYGEVQSPQYPQPYPPNLQEQWDLSVPEGYQIQLTFTHLDIEASAGCYYDSLTVLYNDKLLGKFCGNKDSADGHHPRNQSILSPGNKLTLIFQSDENNPERHQNVGFSAQYQAIDMDECSAPQSGVGSGPLCSQICLNTLGSYLCSCHHGYELRSDQRTCVLSCGGGIFDEPEGHLFSPGYPNAPPHAVSCQYIISVESGLTVSLNFTDNFHIESVDTQDGPNCFHHWLQVTIADREPVKLCGGKSPGLIATNSNTVKLDYHLDDQGLSKGWSLDYSTQRVKCPLPGNVAKGKVTPKLDEYFYSDYISVRCDQGYKLMMEGQEIESFFAMCQSNGQWHLPLPECHVTDCGEPEALLNGXFLSGFQNQYRSVVQYHCNEPFYSLLGGTNVSFICEADRKWRSINNIITSPTCIPVCGRPTKHISAYQRIIGGNEAPEDTIPWQVLLNEGIQRGGGFVIADRWIMTAAHLVRHPGGHEGNTTLIKESSELLGNIHKITNKLQYVRLPVVDQEICRNSINSAKISRDGVPDLTSNMFCAGIPDVTKDSCQGDSGGPFTFSENGQFWVAGIVSWGIECGLSETYGVYTKVSNYRDWINKTMQEN